From Draconibacterium halophilum, one genomic window encodes:
- a CDS encoding glycoside hydrolase family 78 protein: protein MKQLVSLLHSLIFVFTFSAFSFGVLAQTEVSKLVCEYHTNPLGIDVLKPRLSWQLVSDAQNVKQSAYEIRVAESASDLSKKGEQIWNSGKVESDQSVNVIYGGPAPESMQRFYWQVRIWDNNGKASKWSNPTYWEMGILEPEQWNASWITLSNEPETEDSKPAQYYRSEFSTSKNIKSARVYVTSHGLYELFLNGEKVGDQLFTPGWTSYNKRLQYQTYDVTNMLQNENAVGVVLGDGWYRGNIGWVSANGYYGDTLALLFQLKIDYTDGSNEWIVSDKNWKVSNGPIRKSDIYNGETYDARLELDGWTETGYTETGWKSVKEIDEPKDLLVAPQGVPVKAVEELKPIAFITTPKGEIVYDMGQNMVGWVRIKMKGKAGQKVQLKFAEVLDKEGNFYTANLRGAECTDTYIFAEDGEITYEPTFTFHGFRYLQLIGFDEIPSKEDITGVVIYSDMEPTGTFACNDEMINQLQHNIQWGQKGNFLDVPTDCPQRDERLGWTGDAQVFSMTAGYNFDVAAFYTKWMKDVAADQLDNGVVPHVIPDVLNGQGGATGWADAVAIIPWSVYKIYDDTRILEENYPAITKWVGYMNERAGDDFLWTGDTHFGDWLAYATTQSDYPGATTEKDLLATAYFYYTTTLTAKIAAIIGKPQDAKKYNQLATNIKEAFNNEFVTPNGRLVSHTQTAYVIALAFGILPESMVDEAADYLAKDVEKFKHLTTGFLGTPILCPTLSAIGRDDLAFMLLNRTEYPSWLYPVTQGATTIWERWDGQKPDGSFQDVGMNSFNHYAYGAIGEWLYSHVAGIQVDENNPGYKKFLLAPNPGGGLSHVKATFDSMYGKIVSDWEISNGEMNYSVVVPANTFAEIVLPKAKVAEITMTDDLKSAAKQTGTKVTVSVGSGTYSFGYPIAD from the coding sequence ATGAAGCAATTAGTTTCTTTACTCCATTCACTAATTTTTGTTTTTACCTTTTCGGCATTCTCTTTTGGGGTTTTGGCCCAAACAGAAGTTAGCAAACTTGTTTGCGAATACCATACAAATCCGTTGGGTATTGATGTGTTGAAACCGCGTTTAAGCTGGCAGCTTGTTTCCGATGCACAAAATGTTAAACAATCGGCTTACGAAATCAGAGTGGCCGAATCAGCATCGGATTTATCGAAAAAAGGGGAGCAAATCTGGAATTCGGGGAAGGTCGAATCCGATCAGTCGGTGAATGTGATTTATGGAGGACCAGCACCTGAATCGATGCAGCGCTTTTACTGGCAGGTTCGGATATGGGATAATAATGGAAAAGCCAGCAAGTGGAGTAATCCTACTTACTGGGAAATGGGGATTTTGGAGCCCGAACAATGGAACGCTTCGTGGATTACCTTGTCTAACGAACCGGAGACAGAAGACTCGAAACCGGCGCAGTATTACCGCAGTGAATTTTCGACCTCAAAAAATATAAAGTCGGCACGGGTTTATGTCACTTCGCATGGGCTTTATGAACTTTTTCTGAATGGTGAAAAGGTGGGAGACCAGTTATTTACTCCGGGCTGGACGAGTTATAATAAACGTTTGCAATACCAGACCTACGATGTAACCAATATGTTGCAGAATGAGAATGCAGTTGGTGTTGTTTTGGGCGATGGCTGGTACCGCGGAAATATTGGTTGGGTAAGTGCCAATGGTTACTATGGAGATACACTGGCGCTTTTATTTCAGCTAAAAATTGATTATACCGACGGAAGCAACGAGTGGATTGTAAGCGATAAGAATTGGAAGGTAAGTAACGGCCCGATTCGGAAATCTGATATCTACAATGGCGAAACTTACGATGCCCGTTTGGAATTGGATGGATGGACCGAAACCGGATATACAGAGACTGGTTGGAAAAGTGTGAAGGAAATTGATGAGCCGAAAGATTTGTTAGTGGCTCCTCAAGGCGTTCCGGTAAAGGCTGTTGAAGAACTAAAACCAATTGCATTTATTACTACTCCAAAAGGAGAAATAGTTTACGACATGGGCCAGAATATGGTGGGCTGGGTGCGTATTAAAATGAAAGGTAAAGCGGGGCAAAAAGTACAGCTGAAATTTGCAGAAGTACTGGATAAAGAGGGTAATTTCTATACCGCCAACTTGCGGGGTGCTGAATGTACCGATACCTATATTTTTGCTGAAGATGGTGAAATTACTTATGAGCCGACTTTTACTTTCCACGGATTTCGCTATTTGCAATTAATTGGTTTTGATGAAATACCATCAAAGGAAGACATTACAGGTGTAGTGATATATTCGGATATGGAGCCAACCGGCACATTTGCCTGTAACGATGAAATGATCAATCAGCTTCAGCACAATATTCAGTGGGGACAAAAAGGCAATTTTCTGGATGTGCCGACTGACTGTCCGCAGCGCGACGAGCGTTTGGGATGGACCGGCGATGCACAGGTGTTTAGTATGACTGCCGGGTACAATTTTGACGTGGCTGCTTTCTACACAAAATGGATGAAAGATGTAGCTGCCGATCAGCTGGACAATGGTGTTGTACCACACGTTATTCCCGATGTACTAAACGGTCAGGGCGGCGCTACCGGATGGGCCGATGCGGTGGCGATTATTCCATGGTCGGTGTACAAAATTTATGACGACACACGTATTCTGGAAGAAAACTACCCGGCCATTACCAAGTGGGTAGGTTATATGAACGAACGCGCTGGCGATGATTTCCTGTGGACAGGAGATACGCATTTTGGCGACTGGCTGGCCTATGCCACCACACAATCCGATTATCCCGGGGCTACCACCGAAAAAGACCTGCTGGCAACGGCTTACTTTTATTATACCACCACTTTGACCGCTAAAATTGCAGCGATTATTGGCAAACCACAAGATGCTAAAAAGTACAATCAACTGGCGACAAACATAAAGGAAGCTTTTAACAATGAATTTGTAACACCTAACGGCCGCCTGGTTTCGCATACCCAAACGGCTTATGTTATTGCACTTGCATTCGGGATTTTACCGGAAAGCATGGTTGATGAAGCGGCTGATTACCTGGCAAAAGATGTGGAGAAATTCAAACACCTGACAACCGGATTTTTGGGAACGCCAATTTTGTGCCCGACGCTTTCGGCAATTGGCCGCGATGATCTGGCATTTATGCTGCTGAACCGTACAGAATACCCATCGTGGTTGTACCCCGTTACACAGGGCGCCACTACTATTTGGGAGCGTTGGGACGGACAAAAGCCCGATGGATCGTTTCAGGATGTAGGGATGAACAGCTTTAACCATTATGCTTATGGTGCCATTGGCGAGTGGTTATACAGCCACGTGGCCGGTATTCAGGTAGATGAAAACAATCCAGGGTATAAGAAATTCTTGCTGGCACCAAACCCGGGTGGTGGTTTAAGCCATGTAAAAGCAACTTTCGATTCGATGTATGGAAAGATCGTTTCCGACTGGGAAATCAGCAATGGTGAAATGAATTACAGCGTTGTTGTTCCTGCAAATACTTTTGCAGAGATTGTACTGCCAAAAGCGAAGGTAGCAGAAATAACTATGACCGATGATTTAAAATCGGCGGCCAAACAAACCGGAACGAAAGTAACCGTTTCAGTAGGGTCAGGGACTTACTCGTTTGGTTATCCAATAGCGGATTAG